Proteins encoded together in one Telopea speciosissima isolate NSW1024214 ecotype Mountain lineage chromosome 4, Tspe_v1, whole genome shotgun sequence window:
- the LOC122660051 gene encoding very-long-chain aldehyde decarbonylase CER3, producing MVAALSRWPWENLGNFKYLLYGPLLTKFFLSRLWEEETQKDNWCFHILIICCLRGFIYQLWSSYNGMLFRTQHRRIHQSDCDFKQIDREWNWDNFIILHAFLASLACYCFPFLSNLPVWNTKGFIYALILHICISEPLYYVIHRCFHTDSLFTNYHSFHHGSPIPHPFTAGNSTLLEHLILSVIIGVPILGASMTGYGSKGLIYGYILMFDFFRCLGHSSVEVVPHVIYETFPFLKYLLYTPTYHNLHHSEMTTNFCLFMPLFDALGKTLNPKSWELHKKNSSGNKTRVPDFIFLAHVVDVMQSMHVPFVYRSFSSMPYTTRLFLFPCWPFAFVVMILMWASPKAFMVSSYSLKGRLQHTWTVPRYGFQYFLPFGLDSINKRIEEAILKADRLGVKVISLAALNKNEALNGGGTLFVEKNPNLKVRVVHGNTLTAAVILNEIKEDIKEVFLNGATSKLGRAIALYLCRRRVRVMMLTLSTDRFQNIQKEAEPEFQSFLVQVTKHQAAQNCKTWIVGKWLTPREQSWAPRGTHFHQFVVPNVIPFRRDCSYGDLAAMRLPSDVEGLGSCEYTMERGVVHACHAGGLVHLLEGWTHHEVGAIDVERIDVVWKAALKHGLSPV from the exons ATGGTTGCCGCTTTGTCTAGATGGCCATGGGAAAACTTGGGCAATTTCAAG TATCTGTTATATGGTCCTCTTCTAACAAAATTCTTCCTTTCAAGACTGTGGGAggaggaaacccaaaaggataatTGGTGTTTTCATATTCTCATCATCTGTTGTCTTAGAGGTTTCATTTATCAGTTATGGAGCTCTTACAATGGCATGCTTTTCCGTACTCAACATCGTCGAATTCATCAAAGTGATTGCGATTTTAAGCAAATTGACAGGGAATGGAACTG ggATAATTTCATAATTCTTCATGCTTTCCTTGCATCTCTTGCTTGTTACTGCTTTCCATTCTTATCCAATCTTCCTGTTTGGAACACAAAAGGGTTCATCTATGCTTTGATACTTCACATATGTATCTCAGAGCCTCTATACTATGTTATACATAGATGCTTCCATACTGATTCTCTATTTACCAATTATCATTCATTTCACCATGGTTCTCCAATACCTCACCCTTTCACAG CTGGCAATTCAACTCTTCTAGAACATTTGATATTGAGTGTAATTATAGGGGTACCTATACTTGGAGCTTCCATGACTGGATATGGATCAAAGGGTTTGATCTATGGCTATATATTGATGTTTGATTTCTTCAGATGCTTGGGACATAGCAGTGTAGAAGTAGTTCCACATGTGATCTATGAGACTTTTCCATTTCTCAAGTATCTTCTTTATACACCGAC ATATCACAACCTCCACCACTCAGAGATGACTACCAATTTCTGCCTCTTTATGCCTCTCTTTGACGCTTTGGGGAAGACATTAAACCCGAAATCATGGGAGTTGCACAAGAAGAATAGTTCAG GAAACAAAACGAGAGTACCAGATTTCATTTTCCTAGCCCATGTCGTCGACGTGATGCAGTCGATGCACGTACCGTTCGTTTACCGATCGTTCTCATCGATGCCGTATACGACCAGATTGTTTCTGTTCCCTTGTTGGCCGTTTGCATTTGTGGTGATGATACTAATGTGGGCTTCACCCAAGGCCTTCATGGTGAGTTCATACAGTCTTAAGGGTCGATTGCAACACACATGGACGGTTCCTAGGTATGGTTTTCAG TATTTCTTGCCGTTTGGTTTAGATAGCATTAATAAACGAATAGAAGAAGCCATCCTCAAGGCCGACCGCTTAGGTGTGAAAGTCATCAGCCTTGCAGCATTAAATAAg AATGAAGCTCTTAATGGAGGAGGTACATTATTCGTTGAGAAAAACCCAAATCTCAAAGTACGAGTGGTCCATGGAAACACTTTGACAGCTGCTGTGATTCTAAATGAGATTAAGGAAGATATTAAGGAGGTGTTTCTAAATGGTGCTACTTCAAAGCTGGGAAGGGCCATTGCTCTTTATCTATGTCGTCGACGAGTTCGTGTAATG ATGCTGACCCTATCAACTGATAGATTCCAAAATATTCAGAAGGAAGCAGAACCTGAGTTCCAAAGCTTCTTAGTGCAAGTAACAAAGCACCAAGCAGCCCAAAACTGTAAG ACATGGATAGTGGGGAAGTGGTTGACACCAAGAGAACAAAGCTGGGCTCCACGAGGGACTCATTTCCATCAATTTGTGGTCCCAAATGTGATCCCATTCAGAAGAGACTGTAGTTATGGTGATCTAGCTGCTATGAGACTTCCTTCAGATGTGGAGGGCCTTGGTTCATGTGAG